A portion of the Pseudomonas sp. PSE14 genome contains these proteins:
- a CDS encoding 23S rRNA (adenine(2030)-N(6))-methyltransferase RlmJ, translating into MNYRHAYHAGNHADVFKHIALARIFALMARKDTPFAYLDSHSGVGLYDLLGDEASRTGEWESGIGRLWERDDLPELVLDYLEVVRALNPDGGLEFYPGSPELARRLTRPQDRVLLNELHPEDGRLLKANMGGERRIAVHQGDGWLLPRAFLPVSEKRGVLLIDPPFEQGDDLERCVAALDEAIGRMRQTVVAIWYPIKDRRQLKRFYQRLEKSSAPKLLRAELCVHPADTAERLNGSGLVIANPPWPLDEELRGLLPWLADTLAQSEGSWQLDWLIAE; encoded by the coding sequence ATGAACTACCGCCATGCCTACCACGCCGGCAACCACGCCGACGTGTTCAAACACATCGCCCTGGCGCGCATCTTCGCGCTGATGGCGCGCAAGGACACGCCCTTCGCCTACCTCGACAGCCACTCGGGCGTCGGCCTGTACGACCTGCTGGGCGACGAAGCCAGCCGCACCGGCGAGTGGGAGTCGGGCATCGGCCGCCTGTGGGAGCGTGATGACCTGCCGGAGCTGGTGCTGGACTACCTGGAGGTGGTGCGCGCCCTCAATCCCGACGGCGGCCTGGAGTTCTATCCCGGTTCGCCGGAGCTGGCGCGCCGTCTGACCCGCCCGCAGGACCGCGTGCTGCTCAACGAGCTGCACCCCGAGGATGGCCGCCTGCTCAAGGCCAACATGGGCGGCGAGCGTCGCATCGCCGTGCACCAGGGCGACGGCTGGCTGCTGCCGCGAGCCTTCCTGCCGGTGTCCGAGAAGCGTGGCGTGCTGCTGATCGACCCGCCGTTCGAGCAGGGTGACGATCTGGAACGCTGCGTGGCCGCGCTGGACGAGGCCATCGGCCGCATGCGCCAGACCGTGGTCGCCATCTGGTACCCGATCAAGGATCGTCGCCAGCTCAAGCGCTTCTACCAGCGCCTGGAGAAGAGCTCGGCGCCCAAGCTGCTGCGCGCGGAGCTTTGCGTGCATCCGGCGGACACGGCCGAGCGCCTGAACGGCTCCGGCCTGGTCATCGCGAATCCGCCGTGGCCGCTGGACGAGGAGCTGCGCGGCCTGCTGCCGTGGCTGGCGGATACGCTGGCGCAGAGCGAAGGTAGCTGGCAGTTGGACTGGCTGATTGCGGAATGA
- a CDS encoding acyl-CoA dehydrogenase: protein MSETLLSSRNLAFELYEVLDAEALTQRERFADHNRETFDAALGTARGIAEELFAPHNRKNDENEPQYVDGGAVLIPEVKPAVDAFNEAGFQNASRSFEQGGMQLPHLLSRACFAHFQSANIATSSYPMLSMGASHLIETFGSDEQKRLFLQPMIEGRWFGTMALTEPHAGSSLADIRTRAEPAADGSYRIKGNKIFISGGDHPLSDNIVHMVLAKLPDAPPGVKGISLFIVPKFLVNADGSLGARNDVALAGLFHKMGWRGTTSTALNFGDKGECVGYLVGKPHHGLAYMFQMMNEARIGVGMGAIMLGYAGYLYSLEYARERPQGRPVDAKDPTSAPVAIIEHADVRRMLLTQKAYVEGAFDLGLYAARLVDDCETLPTEEERKQAHELLDLLTPIVKSWPSEFCLKANELAIQILGGHGYTREYPVEQYYRDNRLNPIHEGTHGIQSLDLLGRKLAQNNGAGLKQLTRLINQCCARAQAHPSLDTLREPLEQLMARLSATTLSLLGDLMQGRVAQGLANSALYLKVFGHAVIGWRWLEQAIRAEEGLARGDAADTDFYRGKLQAARYFLTWEVPSCHHELALLEARDDTCSTMQDTWF, encoded by the coding sequence ATGTCCGAGACCCTGCTCAGCTCCCGCAACCTCGCTTTCGAACTCTACGAAGTACTCGATGCCGAGGCCCTGACCCAGCGCGAACGCTTCGCCGACCACAACCGCGAGACCTTCGACGCCGCCCTGGGTACCGCCCGTGGCATCGCCGAGGAGCTGTTCGCCCCGCACAACCGCAAGAACGACGAGAACGAACCGCAGTACGTCGATGGCGGCGCGGTGCTGATCCCGGAGGTGAAGCCGGCGGTGGACGCCTTCAACGAGGCCGGCTTCCAGAACGCCTCGCGCAGCTTCGAACAGGGTGGCATGCAACTGCCGCACCTGCTGTCGCGCGCCTGCTTCGCGCACTTCCAGTCGGCCAACATCGCCACCTCGTCCTACCCGATGCTGAGCATGGGCGCCAGCCACCTGATCGAGACCTTCGGCAGCGACGAGCAGAAGCGCCTGTTCCTCCAGCCGATGATCGAGGGCCGCTGGTTCGGCACCATGGCCCTGACCGAGCCCCACGCCGGCTCGTCCCTGGCCGACATCCGCACCCGCGCGGAACCGGCTGCCGACGGCAGCTACCGGATCAAGGGCAACAAGATCTTCATCTCCGGCGGTGATCACCCGCTGTCGGACAACATCGTGCACATGGTCCTGGCCAAGCTGCCGGACGCGCCGCCCGGCGTGAAAGGCATCAGCCTGTTCATCGTGCCGAAGTTCCTGGTCAACGCCGACGGTTCCCTCGGCGCGCGCAACGACGTGGCCCTGGCCGGGCTGTTCCACAAGATGGGCTGGCGCGGCACCACCTCCACGGCGCTGAACTTCGGCGATAAAGGCGAGTGCGTCGGCTATCTGGTCGGCAAGCCGCACCACGGCCTGGCCTACATGTTCCAGATGATGAACGAGGCGCGCATCGGTGTCGGCATGGGCGCCATCATGCTCGGCTACGCCGGCTACCTGTACTCGCTGGAATACGCCCGCGAGCGCCCGCAGGGCCGCCCGGTAGACGCCAAGGACCCGACCTCGGCACCCGTGGCGATCATCGAGCACGCCGACGTGCGGCGCATGCTGCTGACCCAGAAAGCCTACGTCGAAGGCGCCTTCGACCTCGGCCTGTACGCCGCGCGCCTGGTGGACGACTGCGAGACCCTGCCCACCGAGGAGGAGCGCAAGCAGGCCCACGAGCTGCTCGACCTGCTCACCCCGATCGTCAAATCCTGGCCCTCGGAGTTCTGCCTCAAGGCCAACGAGTTGGCCATCCAGATCCTCGGCGGCCACGGCTACACCCGTGAATACCCGGTGGAGCAGTACTACCGCGACAACCGCCTGAACCCGATTCATGAAGGCACCCACGGCATCCAGTCGCTGGACCTGCTGGGCCGCAAGCTCGCGCAGAACAACGGCGCCGGCCTCAAGCAACTGACCCGCCTGATCAACCAGTGCTGCGCACGCGCCCAGGCGCACCCGTCGCTGGACACGTTGCGCGAGCCGCTGGAGCAATTGATGGCGCGCCTGTCGGCCACCACCCTGAGCCTGCTCGGCGACCTGATGCAGGGCCGCGTGGCCCAGGGCCTGGCCAACTCCGCGCTGTACCTGAAGGTATTCGGTCACGCGGTGATCGGCTGGCGCTGGCTGGAACAGGCGATCCGCGCCGAGGAGGGCCTGGCGCGTGGCGATGCAGCCGACACCGACTTCTACCGTGGCAAGCTGCAAGCCGCACGCTACTTCCTGACCTGGGAAGTACCGTCCTGCCACCACGAACTGGCCTTGCTCGAAGCCCGCGACGACACCTGTTCGACCATGCAGGACACCTGGTTCTAG